The sequence GGAAGATCTCGACTGGCTTGCCGAGATCACGAACTTGTATCCCGGGGAGATCATCCTCGCCGCCGATGTCCGCGAGCGAAAGATCGTGACCCGTGGCTGGCAGCACACCCTGCCGCGCGACATCCTCGACCTTGTCGGCGAGATAAATAGCCTCCCATTGGCGGCCCTGCTCGTAACCGCGGTCCACAAGGAAGGGCAGATGCTGGGCGTCGACCTCCCGCTGATGGAGGATGTGGTCGAGGAGGCCGACTTTCAGGTGTATGCCGCTGGCGGCGTCGGGAGCATCGGGGACCTGTGGGCGCTGCGCGATCGTGGCGTCCATGGGGCAGTCATCGGGATGGCCCTGTACACCCAGGCGATTGATCCGCGCACGGTCGCGGAGGAGTTTGCGGAATGAGCATCGAACGCAAGACACGCGAGACGCAGGTGCGTGTGGCCCTGTCACGCACCAACTCCACGGTGCAGGTCGATACGACGGAACCCTTCCTCACGCACATGCTGGAGACCTGGGCCCGATACGCCGGCCTGGGGCTGGAGCTGCACGCACGCGGCGACCTTCGCCACCATCTCATCGAGGACGTCGCCATCACACTCGGCGCCGCCGTTCGTGAGCTGTTGCCGCCAACCGCGGCGCGGTACGGACATCGCGTGATTCCGATGGACGACGCGCTCGTGCAGGTGTCCGCCGACTTCGGCGGGCGGGTGTTCTATGAAGGCCCACTGCCGAGCGGGATGTACGACCACTGGATGCGTTCGTTCGCCGAGCATGCGCAGTGCACGCTGCATGTGGTCGTGCAGCGCGGGAGCGACCGGCATCATGTGGTCGAGGCTGCATTCAAGGCGCTCGGACTTGCGTTGCGTGATGCACTGGTTGAGACGGGGAGCGTCTTCTCCACGAAGGGAAGCGTAACGTGGACCCGCGAATGATCACGTATTGCGCGTGCCCCTCGTACCGCTCGGGCTGCCCGTGCCGCTCGTGCTTCGCTGTTGCCGTTGATCTTGGTCTTGGAGGCTGGGCCTCGCTTTGCTGACTCGCCGCCTGATCGCCTGCCTCGACGTCAAGGATGCCCGCGTCGTGAAGGGCACGAAGTTCGTCGGTCTCCGCGACGTCGGCGATCCCGTTGAGCTGGCCACGCGTTACGAGCGCGAGGGGGCGGACGAGATCGTCTTTCTCGATATCACCGCTGCGGTCGAGGCGCGTGGAACGTTGCTCGACCTCGTGCAGCGTACGGCCGAGCACCTGTTCATCCCGCTGACTGTCGGTGGCGGAGTCCGCACGGTGCAGGACGTGGGTGA comes from Gemmatimonadota bacterium and encodes:
- a CDS encoding 1-(5-phosphoribosyl)-5-[(5-phosphoribosylamino)methylideneamino] imidazole-4-carboxamide isomerase, coding for MIAIPAIDLRGGACVQLVGGDAAAERIRLPDPVHVAREWQQLGFARLHVVDLDAAMGKGNNERQVRALLDEDTADVQVGGGLRTNEAVEDILEAGARYAIVGTRALEDLDWLAEITNLYPGEIILAADVRERKIVTRGWQHTLPRDILDLVGEINSLPLAALLVTAVHKEGQMLGVDLPLMEDVVEEADFQVYAAGGVGSIGDLWALRDRGVHGAVIGMALYTQAIDPRTVAEEFAE
- a CDS encoding imidazoleglycerol-phosphate dehydratase, with amino-acid sequence MSIERKTRETQVRVALSRTNSTVQVDTTEPFLTHMLETWARYAGLGLELHARGDLRHHLIEDVAITLGAAVRELLPPTAARYGHRVIPMDDALVQVSADFGGRVFYEGPLPSGMYDHWMRSFAEHAQCTLHVVVQRGSDRHHVVEAAFKALGLALRDALVETGSVFSTKGSVTWTRE